Part of the Plasmodium malariae genome assembly, chromosome: 9 genome is shown below.
atatgtgtgtatgtgtatatgtgtgtatgtgtatatgtgtatatgtgtatatgtgtatatgtgtatatatatatatatatatatatatatatatatatatatatatatatatatatatatacatatatacatatatacatatatacacatacatacataaatatattaaaaacggAGGTAACACAAACGCGTACCCTTGAAATGTTATTGAAGGTTTctcatattaattttttttgaaattttttaaaagtttacCATACCTGTGCGAGTGCATCAAAGTGCATACAAACGAATTGTACGcgtataaaagtatatatatgtttacatatatgtatatatatatatatatatatatatgtacatacatatgtattaagctagtacgtatgtatgtaatacGTATGGACATAAACGTAGGTATATATTATCAAACTAACGGAAAAAGTACGTAGTTTTATAGGCTTCCCCTAGAAGTAATAAACtgcacaaaaataaaaaaattttaaaataacagATATAAGAAATGGGATAGATGAACATATGGGTAAACTGTAATGTATCAAAAcaatcatataaataatacaaatagaTCAAAAATGGTAAAAGTCTAAAATGCAAAATGGGAAAGAAGGAAATTcactaatttaaaaaaaatacacgtTTAGCAATAccgtataaacatattttaaaacagtAGCATTATTGcctatttacataaatatacttaaatagaaatatgtacatcatacatacatacgtactatatatatgtatatacatccattcatacatatacacacatacatatacttgCAATACACGTACGTTTACGCACAAATTTCtcagtatataaatataataagtgAAGGGGAAcgtatttaaaaatgataatataaattaaaaaaagatattttcaaatacgttcattatatataaattatatatatacgtaacaTATACGATGtgacattaaaaaaattgaaaacaagaagggaaaaaaaatataaaaaaaaatgaaataatatcatgtcatataataacatataataacaCATAATAACACATAATAACacataataacatataataacacataataacatataatttatcatactattttatcatattatattaacatattatattgatAGCACAGCGCTAAAGTGTCATAAATTGAAGTAACAAAAATACGTAAAAGAAATCAAActgggaaataaaaaattaaaaaaaaatacatatatagcacgcatgttatacatatacgttcATATGCACTACtctaaatacatatatgtatgtatatacatatatatttccatGCTAACATGAATAACAAAACTGtgaagaaacaaaaaaaaaaaaaaatataataaaataaataaataaataaataaaacaaattaaaatacattatataatatataataatataatatactgtAATGTGCCGTAATATACCATAATAAAATGTAGCAAAACGTAGTACAGTATAATACGATGTGATAACGGCAAACAGAGGAAACTTGAATAACGTCAGTgccctttttaaaaaaataatttaaagtaTCAAATGCTCGAGGAAATGCTTCACTGAAGCTGATTCTTCTGAACACAGTCGAGGATGTGCGATAATTTGGACATGTGCATTTGAATATAATGGAAGTGAAATACAGTACCTTTGAATTGGCAATTGGtttaaacaataaaataatacttcaTAATAGAGAAGTTCCggatttttaaaaaacttttcTATCAGCTGCTCATTCGAtatggtatatatatgaaataatatttctttatattttttcttatccgCTTTTGTTATACCTTTTAGTAgattatttcttttcattttttttttcatcggGATATCATTACAATATACGTTCCTCCTATTATGTATAAACTTCCCATTTGCTGCATTACTATTTGCCTCATGATTGTTACAGTGTTCCTTACTTGTTGACACGTCTTCGTTTAACATTTCTCGATTGCTTCCATCACTCTCATAGTTGTCATCTGATGATGTACAGAAAAATTCACTAATATAATCATACTCTTCACTTTTTGCATGACACAACTGAAATGTGTAATTTTCATCTTTGCATTTTTCAATCTTTCGCTTTTCGTCCTTCCTCTTTTCGTCTCCCCTCTTCTCATATTTGTTGTTTTCATTTGAATAAATATCCATcctcttttcattttcactGCTAACTTCATTTTTCGCTTTACTTCCTCCTAGTAAACTTTTCCCCATATTTTCTTGATCCCTTTTGTCACTAGTGCTGTTCGTGGTACTCACCGCTGTTGCCGCCGCAGTCGTGCCATTATGATTGGATATGTTTTTCccgtttttattatttttcgaAGAATACAAAAAACTATAATTTCTTATAGCGTTAATAGTATTTTGGAGCGAAAATAATTTGCTGggttcaatttttttttttttttttttttcaaattgttGTCTAAcgtttttatatcatttattatcTTCGTCTTTAGGCATTCAAAGAATaacttttcaaaatatttgtagtcacacatttttttcttcttgttTTCCTGCTTAATCGAGTCAGCTCCTTTACTCACTACTTCACTAGTGTTATCACAGCCATTGCCTCTACCACTTCCAATACTATTGCTGCTCACTTTATCCCGTCTGTTCACAGTATCCTCTTTTACATTTGTAGAGCCATTAGCATTATCACCCTTCGCACATGCACCACTCTGCAAATTTTCATCGCTCCCCCTGCCATAATACGTTCTTTCAAAATTCTTgactttttcattattgtaCAAATTCACATTCTCCGGTACTTTAGAGCTTCttactattttataattatctgGTATGTTAAGAtacttttcataataatatattttgttttccttaTCCTTGCAGGATACATTTTTATTGGTGCATATAGaggtattattattatcgctttttttttttttttgaaaatatctCTTCAAAGTTCCGTGCTTTGAACAGTGTCCACTTGTTTCCCCCACCACTGAAACCATTACCACTAGCACTTCCTCCACTATCGTTACCACTATTATTCCTTCCGCAATTTATCCTGCTATTATCCATGCCGCTATTCCCAAAAGCGCTAATTCCCCTACTATCCCTCTTATCACTGTTATCCATTTGGGAGTTTTCTGAAAACCTATAGTGGTCACAAATGTTGTTGCTACCACTGATGGGCACTTTTTCACCTACTCCTTCCACTTCCTTCTTTTCCTCCTCCTTCTTCTTCTCCTTCTTCTTCACCTCCTCCTGTTCTTCCTTTGGGTTATCATTTTGACTAAAATTAACTACAGATACATCAGACTTCAAATCGCTCGAATGCAATTTATCATCGTGTGCATCTACTAAACTGATCTTACTATTACCACTATACgaaacatttaaaaagatTTTGTCATTACAGTTTTTCTTATCATACAATAAATGGTCAGTTGTGGCGGCATTTTTGCAAAGTGGGTCTCTATTTTTTGACAAATTAATACTACTGTTGTTAcaactattattattgttattattactactgttgttacaattattattattactattgctattactactaatattactattgttgttattactactaaTATGACTAATATTACTAccattgttactattattattactattaatacTGTTATCATTAGTGTTGTCGTTACTACTGGCACTACTGCCTACAATGGATacacttttcttttttttattctgaaCGTCCATTCTTCTCGTATCAGAGTTActataataattcataaagatattgaacttttttttctgtgaacatgataataatttactTGATGATATAATAGTTTGTAACATTTGATCTAAAAACTTGCTTTGTTCCTTTCTCCTATTTAACACATAATTTggattttttaaatcttgataaaaataaaaaaaaagtagctttttctttctcatatataaatgaacaacagaaaaaatgttaataggAATTTCAGGCACATTTCTTCCTTGCtctattataaataaaataagttctTCACTAAATAAAGTATAAGGTAAAATTAGAGATGTCCTTATACCAACTAGCCAATCTGATTGTGTATTACCataaaagataatattttcaaatttttttaaaatatttatactttcAATATTagctatttttaataaaagtgTAGTCTGATTATTTAAATCATCAATAGTATGTGCACATAAATACACAGAGAGTGCATTCATAATTGCCATATTTTCATGAACACCTATATGTGGACAGGcaaaagttataaaatttattaactttttttttttgaatactttttttctatataaatttattaaaacagATCTATTTAATATTCCTCCTAAAGAATGTCCAATCATagatatgtttattttatcatttattattttaaataagcaTTTTAATTCAGTACATATCCTTTCTGTTCCGACATCTACACCTTCAAATGTGTGGCTCTGATTactatatgttatataaataaataaatgtggatattttgttaataatggatttataatattttgaaaatctAGCACACTTGCAGTTAATCCAtgttgaaatataaaatagtgCGGGTTTTTTAAAgtcatattatatttctttttacattCGAGACAGTGACATGATATAGAATTAAAGAAACAGTAACAACGTGAACATTGCCTTATTGTACCAAATGcttttataatatcatataaacataatggGAATggttttttttgtgtttcatctatgtaataaaatttctttatataattcaaattgtttttatatttattatatacccTTTCATTGTAAGTACTTGAATTATTCTTTTGCTCATCAAGAACCTTTTCACTGCTTACATttgtattacatatattatcatttaacGTACTACCTATTTCTACACAACTATTTTGACAATCGTTCacttcattatattttttgctatTCCTCATGGAGTTCCACTTCTCGCTCCACTGTATATTAAGTGAATAACTCCTTCTTACGTGGTGGTAGCTCGCTGCATACTTACAACGACTATTTTTGTTGTAACAACTTCTATTGTTACAGCGAATGCTATTGTTACGGTGATTGCTACTGTTACAgtaattactattattataagaatTACTAATGTCATAGTAACTGCTATCATTATGGTAGTTTCCACCGATAagcatattataattattaccaTCGTTATAATAGTCATAATAGTTATTAATAATCATCTTATTATTGTTCCCACTATTATTCGTTTGCCCACGGTCATTTTTATTGCTACAACTATTATTGTTGCCATTATTTTTGCTATTGTTACTGCtcgaaaaatttttattttccccaTTGAAAAGATCATTCCCCTTTTTGCTGGTATTTTCATTTCTCCCTCTCTTTCCCTTTTCGCTATACTGTATATTACACCGCATATTATATGGCATATTATATGGCATATTATATGGCTTATTATACTGCATGTTATTATAATCATAACACTGTAACTTTCCATAGGcgatattattattattattgcacCTACTAATCTTCATCATTTTTGCTCCTTTCCCTCCTTTCTCCTCCTCTTCGTTTTTTAACAGGTTATGTAAAGGTAAAGCAGGTTCACTCAATCTTTTAAATCTGTATTCACTACATTTGCGTTTATTCCTTATATTTGAATTGCTATTGGATAGAAATGTTTCATTATTACTCCCACTAATGTTGTTACCACTCCCGTTAATATTTCTAGCACTCGCACCGATGTTGTTACCACTCACATCGATTCTGTTGCCATTTTGATGTTTCGAAACGTCCTTTGCATTAATCCCTTCCGAACAGAggtcttctttttttttacctcttTCGTCATCCAACGAAATGGTTTCAAAagaattgttattattactcaTGTCATCTGATGATGctacatttttgtaataaaataaatcacTACTATCACAATTTCCCaaattattactatcatagaatgtttttcttttactctcattatttttttgactattattttcatattcattATCGCTATTAAACAACtcttttcttatatttagataattactataatgtatatttatacttctcttttcattaattaatgTATGATCACTTTTTACACTTGCACTACTACTAGAATTACTAGAATAAGAGACATCTCTtaatttatgatattttttgttatatttatattttttacaaaattttttaaacaagtatttttcttctttaattgtattttttattttaatatcatGTAAATTATTGTAGTCCAGCTGTGCTAGCATAAACCTTACAAACTCGTATGGAGCACTCATCGTTGAACTGGTATCAAAATACgtattttcatcatatatCAAATCATATACATGCTCATGtatcttttctttataaatttcCTTTTCTAAAATTTCGTCTAACAAATTCAATGAACAGAACCAGCAGAAATTtcttatccatttttttttctcacaatttgtattatcattttttttcctattatcTACTTCTTGTATTTGTTCATCCGTCTCCTTATTCTTACATTCTTTCTGTTTTGTTTTTGCAGCATTAATAttctttatgtttttttttttaaataataaactaTCAACATTGTTCTCATTATTTGAACTgctaaataaatttaaaagaatatttttattgttgttaaaaaaattagcacTTCTTTTTGCTTCCTTTGCATCATCAATTGTTTCAAGCATCTCAAATGGGTTCCTATTTGCGGAGAATATAGATTCACTTCTATAAgatgaatttttttctttcatttcaTCTTGTCATTtctattatcatttatagtTACGTATATTACATCTcctaatttttatattaaccctttattaataaatttatctttCTATgcataaaacaaattttaacaattcatagaacgataaaaaaaaaaaaaagaaaaaatacaaaaaacgaaaaaacgaaaaaacgaaaaaatgaaaaaatgaaaaaatgaaaaaatgaaaatacgaaaaaatgaaaatacgaaaaaatgaaaaaatgaaaaaacgaaaatacgaaaaaatgaaaaaaaatgaaaaaacgaaaaaatgaaaataaaattaagtaaaatcATATAAAGTCAAATCCTAtgttaaagatatatatatatatatatatatacgcatgcATAGTGTAAATACGTTTACACAAATTCAAATTATAAGATGTACAGTAAGTttcattttatcttattttttaaaaatgtctTCTGTTTCATActtttgatatataaaattgatatatataaaaattaaaaattgcatatacatataaactcctatatgcatatgtagctaaattaaaaaaatatatataacaatgcattgttttattgttttgctgtttttatgttttatttccTGTTTTACTGTTTTGCTGTTTTATTCCTGTTTTACTGTTTTGCTGTTTTATTCCTGTTTTACTGTTTTGCTGTTTTATTCCTGTTTTACTGTTTTACTGTtttattctataattttttttcacccCGTGCTTGCTTTGCTTATTATTAACTAAAGTTTATACgtttgcataaaaaaaacgTTTATATGACAAAAACTCTATTGGTATATTTTTCTAcaattatgttaaaaaaaaaaacagatgTACACGCGTATAAGtggtatgtatatatatatatatattacatacatataaaagtatagtcatataaacaataaatttatacaaaaagtgtattaaaaaaaattcaaaatacattaattcgtttgtattaacatatataatcaatattttaaaatttcatatatatctaaatatacacagtatatatatatattttatatattatacatatataacaaataaaattatcaacaaataaaaattttagaagctttaaaacatatatatatttatgtttactaaatatgtacatataaatgcataatatacattattttcttcatttttataatatcctTTGTTTCTTcaattattattagttacaacaattttgtaatttcacaaagaaaaaaaaaatataaacgcTCCAGactgtttaaaaaaattgacattaaaaatgtaaaaaaaaaaaaaaaaaaaatgatttgttcataaatatacataatattatatattgcaATAGGGAAATATTACAAAACTGTACACactataaatgtaataataaatatataacagtatattttattcctttaaaATTCTATATTTCCTTTAGTTAAATTTATaggtaataaatatatatatatatatatatatatatatacataacaaATAATTCTTGTGTATGTAAAATTGTTGATAGGCtagtaaaaatgaaacatccgcatatgtaataatactatctatataataaatgtattaacttgcttaaaaaaaaaatttttttaaatttaaaatctttttattaacagttaataatttttatatagattttagctagaaagggaaaaaaatttaatcttttaaagtgtataattaaaaaaaaaaagaataaaaggTTATATAGTTAAACTAAAATGATTACTAGGTGTGTTCATatagtttaaaaaatagtttaaatacaaaaaataaaatatatgtagtactgattaaaatttaaaaaatatatttatacatatacatatatatgtattatatgaatatatatttattaatgctataaaattgtaatgtaaaatgaaaaataaagtgAAACATCAAGTAAAATGTAGAGATTGTGATATTATTACTTTACCTAAaaaccttttttatttacatataatataatacccataaaggtaaaaaatattgaaaccCACAAATTCAAGTTGTGTAATTagtacattatatataaatgcaaaaaCAGTAGGAAAACGGTTCACTATAGCTCtcagaatttaaaaaaaaaaaaaatatttatacataaaaattctctacaacattatatttttatattactttaaatgttttttattatatttaactttctcaaaaaaatattgatgaaaacaaatatacGGCATTAATTCCGGGTGAAAAACGGTTCCTATACAATTGTTCTGTTCAACCgctataaacaaaataaaagaagaagaaagagaaaaaaaacagtatatttttgttataaatatatatgtatatataaatatatatgtatatataaatgtatatgtacaaataaatgtatatgtatatataaaagtatatgtatatataaaagtatatgtatatataaaagtatatatatatataaaagtatatgtatatataaaagtatatgtatatataaaagtatatgtatatataaaagtatatgtatatataaaagtatatgtatatataaatgtatatgtatgtataaatgtatatgtatatataaatgtatatgtatatataaatgtatatgtatatataaatgtatatgtatgtatatttatatacatatgtatttataaataaagtcCGAATGACTTTTGCAAAAGCTaagaataaacaaatatgcGTAAGGTGTTTACAAGATGTTCAGAATTTTACCTGCTATAATATTAGTGCCATAAGGTTCGTGTGAAAAAGTTGCAAGAGTTTCAACcttggaaaaaattaaaaagaaaattttaattagtaaaaagaatatatacatacatacatgcagtAGACACGTAGGTGATTAATCTTTGTTTTGGTGTATAATAagtttctcttttttcttttttcttttcttttttcctttttttaaataaaaatacattgtCCGATAAtattccttttatatatGGGGCTCGTATACAAGCTGcccttaaattttttttgaaaacgCTATTTTgtgaatttatatttaaggaGCATATAAAGCTATCATTCTAAAAGGGTAAAGGTacaaggaaaaataaataaatgttcaaatttttcattcttgGTGaagttaacaaaaaataaaaaatatatataaaaatataaaaagatataaaaaaaatataaaacaaatgtgtattaataatttttattttaacttgAGAACCATAGTAATTTCTACTAATGGTTATGTCCAGTCCCCccaatgaaaaattatttccatATGCATTGTACATTTCGTTGTTTTCGACATTTTTTGACAAAAGAATGCATcctatatgaaataaaaaacaagtGAACTAATGATAATTAAGGCCCTTTGTACAGGATCAGAAAGAAACTCATTCTGTGCTTAACAAGTTATATGTGCgcatagatatataaatatatatatacattaattacTTTTTCCGTTACATTATcctttctatttatttttacctgCACATGTTCCCCAAGTTGGCTTTTTCTCAACATGTATGAAGTTTTTCAAAGCCTACGACATAATTtaattcagaaaaaaagaataaaatatatacacaaataaataaataaatatataaacaaacaaataagtaaaaaaatatataaacaaacaaataagtaaaaaaatatataaacaaacaaataagtaaaaaaatatataaacaaacaaataagtaaaaaaatatataaacaaacaaataaataaaaaaaaaaaaaaaaaaatcattttgcACTTGGTACAGtgtctatatattttaaatttaacagAATATGTGTATGTTGCATTTTTTTACGTTATATAAGGAATCATTATCATAGGAAAAGCATTTTCTTAATGTGGTAGATTCTCCCCCTGGTATTACTAAACCATCACACAAGCTTAAATCTGATTTATCTCTAACCTTCAAAATTTCAAAAGCAGatgattttattttcttatatttttacatgtacgcactattaaaaaattgcacactcaaatgtacatatatttgtaccattatggataaatatttatctgtgcccatatgtatgtatatccgcatatatgtatgtatgtacgtccACATAtctgtatgtatataagtgCACATGTAGTATTCTACTTCCTTAATCTTCAGTGAGGGTTCCTCCAATTTAAGAAAGTGTTTTATGTGTGGCTGAAAATCCCCTTGTAGAGATAAAACCCCTATAGTGGTTTCTTCcattatgaataaatagGGACTACTTCCAAATAAggatttaaatataaatataaatatttatattatatataatgttaaaattGTTGTGACATTAATATTGAGTTGCATTAATGACTTAAGAACATTATGTTCTTGTTCTAATCTTGATATTCTCTATTGTTGTTACcctatttttgtttttctaatTATTCCTATTAActagtattaaaaaaaaaaaaaaaaaaaatacaagtaAACTTAAAGATTAATATCCCAATTACACAGAATAAATAACATGTTCACCCTTTTAAGgggtataaataaaatatatatatttttttttaatttattatattgtaaaagTACAGAAAATAATATCGAAATGAATGAATGGAAAAGGGCTAATCTACAAActcctaattttttttttacaaaaatgaaaaaatataaaatatataattaaaaagattgATAAAAGAATATGATTGTACATGTATTAGaatgtattttattgta
Proteins encoded:
- the PmUG01_09025400 gene encoding serine esterase, putative; translation: MKEKNSSYRSESIFSANRNPFEMLETIDDAKEAKRSANFFNNNKNILLNLFSSSNNENNVDSLLFKKKNIKNINAAKTKQKECKNKETDEQIQEVDNRKKNDNTNCEKKKWIRNFCWFCSLNLLDEILEKEIYKEKIHEHVYDLIYDENTYFDTSSTMSAPYEFVRFMLAQLDYNNLHDIKIKNTIKEEKYLFKKFCKKYKYNKKYHKLRDVSYSSNSSSSASVKSDHTLINEKRSINIHYSNYLNIRKELFNSDNEYENNSQKNNESKRKTFYDSNNLGNCDSSDLFYYKNVASSDDMSNNNNSFETISLDDERGKKKEDLCSEGINAKDVSKHQNGNRIDVSGNNIGASARNINGSGNNISGSNNETFLSNSNSNIRNKRKCSEYRFKRLSEPALPLHNLLKNEEEEKGGKGAKMMKISRCNNNNNIAYGKLQCYDYNNMQYNKPYNMPYNMPYNMRCNIQYSEKGKRGRNENTSKKGNDLFNGENKNFSSSNNSKNNGNNNSCSNKNDRGQTNNSGNNNKMIINNYYDYYNDGNNYNMLIGGNYHNDSSYYDISNSYNNSNYCNSSNHRNNSIRCNNRSCYNKNSRCKYAASYHHVRRSYSLNIQWSEKWNSMRNSKKYNEVNDCQNSCVEIGSTLNDNICNTNVSSEKVLDEQKNNSSTYNERVYNKYKNNLNYIKKFYYIDETQKKPFPLCLYDIIKAFGTIRQCSRCYCFFNSISCHCLECKKKYNMTLKNPHYFIFQHGLTASVLDFQNIINPLLTKYPHLFIYITYSNQSHTFEGVDVGTERICTELKCLFKIINDKINISMIGHSLGGILNRSVLINLYRKKVFKKKKLINFITFACPHIGVHENMAIMNALSVYLCAHTIDDLNNQTTLLLKIANIESINILKKFENIIFYGNTQSDWLVGIRTSLILPYTLFSEELILFIIEQGRNVPEIPINIFSVVHLYMRKKKLLFFYFYQDLKNPNYVLNRRKEQSKFLDQMLQTIISSSKLLSCSQKKKFNIFMNYYSNSDTRRMDVQNKKKKSVSIVGSSASSNDNTNDNSINSNNNSNNGSNISHISSNNNNSNISSNSNSNNNNCNNSSNNNNNNSCNNSSINLSKNRDPLCKNAATTDHLLYDKKNCNDKIFLNVSYSGNSKISLVDAHDDKLHSSDLKSDVSVVNFSQNDNPKEEQEEVKKKEKKKEEEKKEVEGVGEKVPISGSNNICDHYRFSENSQMDNSDKRDSRGISAFGNSGMDNSRINCGRNNSGNDSGGSASGNGFSGGGNKWTLFKARNFEEIFSKDNNNTSICTNKNVSCKDKENKIYYYEKYLNIPDNYKIVRSSKVPENVNLYNNEKVKNFERTYYGRGSDENLQSGACAKGDNANGSTNVKEDTVNRRDKVSSNSIGSGRGNGCDNTSEVVSKGADSIKQENKKKKMCDYKYFEKLFFECLKTKIINDIKTLDNNLKKIEPSKLFSLQNTINAIRNYSFLYSSKNNKNGKNISNHNGTTAAATAVSTTNSTSDKRDQENMGKSLLGGSKAKNEVSSENEKRMDIYSNENNKYEKRGDEKRKDEKRKIEKCKDENYTFQLCHAKSEEYDYISEFFCTSSDDNYESDGSNREMLNEDVSTSKEHCNNHEANSNAANGKFIHNRRNVYCNDIPMKKKMKRNNLLKGITKADKKKYKEILFHIYTISNEQLIEKFFKNPELLYYEVLFYCLNQLPIQRYCISLPLYSNAHVQIIAHPRLCSEESASVKHFLEHLIL
- the PmUG01_09025500 gene encoding pyridoxine biosynthesis protein PDX2, putative gives rise to the protein MEETTIGVLSLQGDFQPHIKHFLKLEEPSLKIKEVRDKSDLSLCDGLVIPGGESTTLRKCFSYDNDSLYNALKNFIHVEKKPTWGTCAGCILLSKNVENNEMYNAYGNNFSLGGLDITISRNYYGSQNDSFICSLNINSQNSVFKKNLRAACIRAPYIKGILSDNVETLATFSHEPYGTNIIAAVEQNNCIGTVFHPELMPYICFHQYFFEKVKYNKKHLK